A stretch of DNA from Cannabis sativa cultivar Pink pepper isolate KNU-18-1 chromosome X, ASM2916894v1, whole genome shotgun sequence:
CCCTGATGTTTAAAATCTTCATTAACAGTATGGTAGCTGATGTTCACCGCACATTGCTATATGGGGGTATCTTTCTATACCCAGGTGATAAGAAGAGCCCCAATGGGAAACTACGGTATGATTAGTTAAATTCTAGCTTCATTTTCTCTTTGAATGTTCATTACATCTTTTGCAGTTATAGTGATAAAATTATACCCTTTGTAAACCAGTGTTCTGTATGAAGTTTTCCCCATGTCATTCCTGATGGAGCAAGCCGGAGGTCAATCTTTCACCGGCACTCAACGGGTATCGtcagatttttcatttttgtatATGTTTTCAGTATTTAACCGAGTTAGCGGTATTTTTAAATCGTTAAAGTTTGTTTGTTCTTGACAGTCACTGAATTTGGTTCCCAAGAGCATCCATGAACGTTCTCCGATCTTTCTCGGTAGCTATGATGATGTTGAGGATATTAAGGCACTCTATGCTGCTGCAGAGAAGAAAGAATAAGGCTCATGGTGGTTGGCATCCTTGTACTAAGTATATAACTCATCTATTTTGTTGTTACACTGAAATCCTTTCTAATCATCTATTCCCAAGATGAAACTATATTGTAAGTATACAATACAATCATCAACAAATAAACAAGTTCCAATCTTTCTTTATATTGAATAAGCAAGTTCCAATTCATTTTCATATTCTGTTTCATGaattaataaacatatattgTTTTCTTTAATAACAACAAATGAGCTGGGATTTCAATATGATAATCGATATGTAAAGGGTATGTTTGGTTAGAGGATAATGGAATGGAATAGAAAAGAATTTTGGTGAATTTTGTATTAAAGTTTATTTCATTCCTATTCTTATCCTTATTCTTATGGTTCCtgaaaaattgaaatttattCACAATGTTATATCAAGTATGGCATACATTCTAAAAAAGTTAACACCAAAAAATCAAGATGGGACCTTAAACTAACACCCAAAAATAATTGAGCAGTGAAAATCAAGTACATGAGTTTTGGAATTTGATtgatattttatcatttaatatctATTGTGAAGCAGAGGAACAACAGAAAAGCAAACTAGCAAAGTAGGGTAACTTCTCTCATTCTGCATGAACATTACAAGGAATGTGAGAAAGCTAGTCTAAAATTTAAGCAATTTCATTCATTCAATTTCAGCCATGTTAAAAGTACAACTGAACTCTTCATACTTGATAGGGAGTATCACAAAAACCGTTctttctaaaaattaaaaaaaaaaaaaacacattaacaTAGTAACAGTTTCACTAGATCGATCATTACTGGTTTTCCATGTGAAGAGTACACAATTAATCAAGCTGTCCTCAAAGGAGGAGAAACAAGAATAACACCATCTCCTCTAACAAAGAGAAAGGGGACCATTCGCTTTGTAGTCTGAAATAAAGAAGTGTAAATTAGTAATCAAATCTGTTCATCCCTCAGAGCAAAAGAAATGACAAAACAAAGAACCAATGAAAAAtactatttctttatttatctAACGCTGTATTCAATTTTATAGGCAGCCCCGTTTTCGGGCACTTCAATTCTAATTAGCTTCTTTGACACTATAGTATAGATTCAAAGTCAAAATGGAATATAAACATGCATGTAAAATGCCCTTTGCTACTTGCCTAACGGGTTCTTCGAATATGTCATGAATTCATTTCAGTGATGCATTGTCATTATAAAATATCTCACAGTAATTTTCCATTCAAAAAGAACAACTCTCTTCGAAATCGAGAATGACATCGAAAATCTTTTTAGCTTTATGTGAGCATACTTGTGCTTAGATAAACAGAACAATGACTATCTGTTTCAAAGTTACccaataattattatttccacTTCCACATTTAAACTCTAAAAATAACAACCATAAAATCAAACATACCCGTACTATCTCTTCATAAGTTTCATCATCAATTTCTACAGTGGTCACTACTTCTTCAACATCACCAAGAATCATATTTAAATGTTGATCATAAGCCTGCATATACAAAGCCCACAAAAAGAAGAAAATCTATCATGACAACTAATACAATGGTAGAAATATCCAGCAACAGAATAGGGTTCTCTTCACTAGTATCGCCCCAAAACAAACAATTTAGTATTGAAAGGAACAATTATCAGTAAATGAGCAATTTAGGTTTCAAGTTTGAaccaagaaaaaagaaaaccctCAAAAGTGCTCATCTTTATTTAATCAACAATACAATACTAACCCTTTCTACAAATTTCGACCAATTGCAAAGGTTTAACCACAGAATAACAACACAgttaaaaccctaaaccctaaacattGTTCCGGGTACCAATCGAATCGAATAAAAGCTGGAAAACTAAACCCTAGACGATAGTAGTATTGAAAAGAAGAGCAATGGAATGGTACGGAAACCCTAAAATGTgcatagagagagaaagagagagaggggggtaCGTGGAGCTTGCCACGGAGCTCGCGGTCGGAGCGAAGCTTGACGTAGATGCGCTCGTCGAGGCTGAGCCTGATGAGATCCAAAGGCTCCTTCACTGCGCTTTCTTCTTCGGTGGCCATTTTCTTTTCAACAACTCTGCTTTTTCCTATAACAACACACACAAATCTTTCAGCTATGATAAAGGGAGTGTATTGCAATTgctactattttatttatttattattattattttaaaatgaaaaagggAGTTTATTGAAAAGGCCAAATAAGccaaaaactttccaaatagGTTTAGAAAATACCTCATTCGTTTTCTTTTTAATCTCCAATGTTTTTACATTGTACCATTATCATACAAATCACTCAAATTTAACTTTTTCCAAgtgttaatatattttattcattcgAAATGGAGGAATGCAACctcttattaaaattttttaatcaagtatctaaaaaatatataccaaaatattttttttaatttttttttactatagtGTTCGTTATATTTACAACatcatccctgtaaatttttgaagattttcgAATAGTTTACCGTGCTAAAAATacgtttaaatttttttaaatgagcGTGGTAAACTGAAATATCAAAAACTCTATTCTTGACATTGTAAGctattcaaaaattaataaggaTGATACTACGAAAGAAAATGATATATGTTATTGAATCAAAGAGGAGTAGTACAATTTATATACAAGAGCTTAAGAGAGCTGATATTAACtaactaataaattatattgACCAACTAACTAACTGTAACAACCTAACAAACACAAACAGTTAAAGGAAAGCAACTAACTTTAACTGATACAAAAGTCTATTCTTTAACAACCCCTCAAACTCAAATTTGAAGGATTTTTAACTCTGATCAAAATAGAAAATCTAGAACTCAAAATGGCTTTTGTTAGGCAATCAACTAGTTGGTCTATGACTGGTACATGTCTCACATCAAGTTCCTTGTTAAGTACTTTTTCTTTAACAAAGTATAGATCAAGTTCCATATGTTTAGTTCGAGCATGTAAACTGGATTGGCAGCTGGGAgaactgtaacgccctaatgccaaggcacgctacagtgctttttcaattacagtgcaatcttcGAGGAGAAAGATACTTTTTAAA
This window harbors:
- the LOC115709368 gene encoding sm-like protein LSM3A yields the protein MATEEESAVKEPLDLIRLSLDERIYVKLRSDRELRGKLHAYDQHLNMILGDVEEVVTTVEIDDETYEEIVRTTKRMVPFLFVRGDGVILVSPPLRTA